From Ictidomys tridecemlineatus isolate mIctTri1 chromosome 2, mIctTri1.hap1, whole genome shotgun sequence, the proteins below share one genomic window:
- the LOC101954662 gene encoding olfactory receptor 7G2: protein MEPTNHTAVSEFLLLGLTEDPALQPLIFSLFLSMYLVTILGNLLIILAVSSDSRLHTPMYSFLCSLSLNDICLSTSTVPKMLVNLQTQDQSITYPGCLCQMFFVLVFAYLENFLLAVMAYDRYVAVCHPLRYTVVMLPHFCVLLVLVSVSISTVDALLHTLMVLRLSFCTDLGIPHFFCELAQVVKLACSDTSVDNILIYVATCLFGGVPLSGIIFSYVHIVSSVLRMPSTEGKHKAFSTCGSHLCVVSLFYGTGAGLYMSSAFTDSPRNSAVASVMYSVVPQMLNPFIYSLRNRDLKEALRSLIGRITSLL from the coding sequence ATGGAACCCACAAACCACACAGCTGTTTCAGAATTCCTTCTCCTGGGACTGACAGAggacccagccctgcagcccctcATCTTCAGCctgttcctgtccatgtacctggtcaccatcctggggaacctgctcatcatcctggcggTCAGCTCTGACTCCcgcctccacacccccatgtactccTTTCTGTGCAGTCTGTCCTTGAATGACATCTGTTTAAGCACAAGCACAGtccccaagatgctggtgaacCTCCAGACACAGGATCAGAGCATCACCTACCCAGGATGTCTCTGCCAGATGTTTTTTGTCTTAGTTTTTGCATACTTGGAGAATTTTCTCCTTgcagtgatggcctatgaccgctatgtggccgtTTGTCACCCCCTGAGGTACACAGTCGTCATGCTGCCCCACTTCTGTGTCCTGTTGGTTCTGGTCTCCGTGTCCATCAGCACTGTGGACGCCCTCCTCCACACTCTGATGGTGCTGcggctgtccttctgcacagaccTGGGGATCCCCCACTTCTTCTGTGAACTCGCTCAGGTTGTCAAGCTGGCCTGTTCTGACACCTCAGTTGATAATATCCTGATCTATGTGGCAACTTGCCTATTTGGTGGCGTTCCTCTCTCTGGGATCATTTTCTCTTACGTTCACATTGTGTCCTCTGTCTTGAGAATGCCATCAACAGAAGGAAAGCACAAAGCCTTTTCCACCTGCGGGTCTCACCTGTGTGTTGTGTCCTTGTTCTATGGGACAGGTGCAGGGTTGTACATGAGTTCTGCATTTACTGACTCCCCCAGGAATTCTGCTGTGGCTTCAGTGATGTACTCTGTGGTCCCTCagatgctgaaccccttcatctacagcctgaggaacagagACTTGAAGGAGGCTTTGAGGAGTCTCATTGGAAGGATAACTTCCCTTCTGTGA
- the LOC144370715 gene encoding olfactory receptor 7G2-like, whose amino-acid sequence MSVLRVGTRLSNSTELEKQAGTVEFLLLGLSEDPDLQPTIFGLFLFMYLVTLVGNLLIILAIISDSHLHTPMYFFLSNLSFSDMCFISTTVPKMLVNIQRHSKSISYAGCLAQVCFVLVFAGIENSLLAAMAYDRYVAICHPLRYTVIMNPRLCVRLILLSLTISITYALFQSLMLLRLSFCTNLEIPHFFCEIGQVIKLACSDTLINNMLVYVMTSLLGGLPLLGILFSYVKIVSSVLKMPSSGRKSKAFFTCGSHLLVVSLFYGTGLGVYVSSAVTDLTKKSAVASVMYSVVPPMLNPFIYSLRNRDMKEALKKLIQMSSL is encoded by the exons ATGTCAGTGCTCCGTGTTGGCACCAG GCTCTCCAACAGCACGGAATTAGAAAAGCAAGCGGGCACAGTAGAATTCCTCCTCCTGGGTCTCTCAGAGGATCCAGACCTGCAGCCCACCATCTTTGGACTGTTCCTGTTCATGTACCTGGTCACATTGGTTGgaaacctgctcatcatcctggccatcatctctgactcccacctccacacccccatgtacttcttcctctccaacctgtccttcaGTGACATGTGTTTCATCTCCACCACGGTCCCGaagatgctggtgaacatccaGAGACACAGCAAGAGCATCAGTTACGCAGGCTGCCTCGCCCAGGTCTGCTTTGTCCTGGTTTTTGCTGGAATAGAAAACTCTCTTCTTGCAGCAATGGCTTATGACCGTTACGTGGCCATCTGCCATCCACTCAGGTACACAGTCATCATGAACCCCCGCCTCTGTGTCCGGCTGATTCTCTTGTCCTTGACCATCAGCATTACGTATGCCCTGTTCCAAAGTTTGATGCTACTGAGGCTGTCTTTCTGCACAAACCTGGAGATCCcccacttcttctgtgaaattGGTCAGGTCATCAAGCTGGCCTGTTCTGACACCCTCATCAATAACATGCTGGTATATGTGATGACTAGCCTGCTGGGTGGTCTTCCTCTCCTTGGGATTCTTTTCTCTTATGTTAAAATTGTGTCCTCCGTTCTAAAAATGCCATCATCTGGGAGAAAGTCTAAAGCCTTTTTCACGTGTGGGTCTCATCTCTTAGTGGTCTCCTTGTTCTATGGGACAGGTCTTGGGGTGTATGTTAGCTCTGCAGTCACAGACTTAACCAAAAAGAGTGCAGTAGCCTCCGTGATGTATTCTGTGGTTCCTCCAATGCTGAACCCCTttatctacagcctgaggaacagggacatGAAGGAGGCCTTAAAGAAACTCATTCAAATGTCTTCCTTATGA